The following are encoded together in the Rhizobium sp. SSA_523 genome:
- a CDS encoding ABC transporter ATP-binding protein, translating to MGNTIELHQVSKAFDGKTVIPDLSAEFEDGEFVAILGPSGCGKSTMLNMIAGLERVSAGQILIGGVEVQDKAPKDRGCAMVFQNYALYPHMSVRDNIGYALKVAGVPKAERERRIAEAARVVELGDYLERRPSALSGGQRQRVAIARAIVREPKVLLFDEPLSNLDAKLRHGMRMELSQLHRRIGATSVFVTHDQIEAMTLADRVMLLNGGRIEQFASPHDLYHRPATTFVAGFIGAPPMNLMPVTGDGRALRLKDGTLLLQHDYQGEAILGIRPETIVTGQGALAAKLLYHEDLGSHSSLLVQLAEGQTLQIASPFGTQFSGSAEIRFHFPVDQIHLFDHRTGLRLEN from the coding sequence ATGGGCAACACGATCGAACTCCACCAGGTCAGCAAGGCCTTCGACGGCAAGACCGTCATTCCGGACTTGTCGGCCGAATTCGAGGACGGCGAATTCGTCGCAATCCTCGGTCCGTCCGGCTGCGGGAAATCAACAATGCTCAACATGATCGCCGGACTTGAGCGCGTCAGCGCCGGCCAGATCTTGATCGGCGGCGTCGAGGTGCAGGACAAGGCGCCGAAGGATCGCGGCTGTGCCATGGTCTTCCAGAACTACGCCCTCTATCCGCATATGTCGGTGAGAGACAATATCGGCTATGCGCTGAAAGTGGCCGGCGTGCCGAAGGCGGAACGTGAACGGCGCATTGCCGAGGCGGCCCGCGTGGTGGAATTGGGCGACTATCTGGAGCGCCGTCCCTCGGCACTCTCCGGTGGTCAGCGCCAGCGTGTCGCCATTGCCCGGGCCATCGTGCGCGAGCCCAAAGTCCTGCTGTTCGACGAGCCATTGTCCAACCTCGATGCCAAGCTGCGCCACGGAATGCGGATGGAGTTGAGCCAATTGCATCGCCGGATCGGTGCAACCAGCGTTTTCGTCACCCATGACCAGATCGAGGCCATGACGCTGGCAGACCGGGTGATGCTGCTGAATGGCGGCCGGATCGAACAATTCGCCAGCCCGCATGATCTCTATCACCGTCCAGCCACCACATTCGTCGCCGGCTTCATCGGCGCGCCGCCGATGAACCTCATGCCGGTGACGGGGGATGGGCGGGCGCTTCGACTGAAGGATGGGACCCTGCTCTTGCAGCACGATTATCAGGGGGAGGCCATTCTCGGCATCCGGCCTGAAACCATTGTCACCGGTCAAGGCGCGCTGGCGGCCAAGCTGCTCTATCACGAGGATCTGGGTTCGCACTCGTCTCTGCTGGTCCAGCTTGCCGAAGGGCAGACGCTCCAGATCGCGTCGCCCTTCGGCACGCAGTTTTCCGGATCGGCGGAGATCCGTTTCCACTTCCCCGTCGATCAGATCCATCTCTTCGATCACAGGACCGGCCTGCGGCTGGAGAATTGA
- the repB gene encoding plasmid partitioning protein RepB: protein MTNARDRNQRMKSLFANVNPDELAHQAPPPPADWEKRRVGSSAVRSMDRAFVSIEEENKRLHEQLLSAETIVELDPDVIEPSFVRDRLQFDDNAEFASFVDGIRENGQRLPILVRPLAQRPGYFQAAYGHRRLRACQLLKRPVRAIIRELSDEELVISQGIENTERLNLSFIEQALFALALKDRGYTRDTISQALGRRDKKGIAYISHLTGIAAMIPEQLARMIGPAPSIGRPKWERLGSLIHQRRLTEHQEEQLDALLARPDWLASGSDQRFGLVVKALETRQSPGSQATEPEGEQGLSLQDIALDDGIVATVQATSRAVRFTIPEALVPGLSAWLAARLPELAAEFRRQKDEDETMS, encoded by the coding sequence ATGACGAATGCCCGCGACCGGAACCAGCGGATGAAGAGCCTGTTTGCCAACGTCAATCCTGACGAACTGGCACATCAGGCGCCGCCCCCACCTGCTGATTGGGAAAAACGCCGCGTTGGTTCCTCTGCCGTTCGCTCGATGGACCGGGCGTTTGTGTCGATCGAGGAAGAGAACAAGCGCCTTCACGAACAGCTGCTTTCGGCCGAGACCATTGTCGAGCTCGATCCCGACGTGATTGAGCCGTCCTTTGTCCGCGACCGCCTGCAATTCGACGACAATGCCGAGTTTGCCTCCTTTGTCGACGGAATTCGGGAAAATGGCCAGCGCCTGCCTATTCTCGTCCGGCCCTTGGCCCAGCGGCCCGGCTATTTTCAGGCGGCTTACGGGCATAGACGCCTGCGGGCCTGCCAGCTGCTGAAGCGGCCCGTGCGCGCCATTATCCGCGAGCTGAGCGACGAGGAACTCGTCATCTCGCAAGGGATCGAGAATACCGAACGCCTGAACCTCAGCTTCATCGAGCAGGCGCTATTTGCTCTGGCGCTGAAGGACCGCGGCTATACGCGCGACACGATTTCCCAGGCCCTCGGCCGCCGCGACAAGAAGGGCATTGCCTATATTTCGCATCTGACCGGGATTGCAGCCATGATCCCCGAACAATTGGCGCGGATGATCGGCCCTGCCCCATCCATCGGCCGGCCGAAATGGGAAAGGCTTGGCAGCCTGATCCATCAAAGGCGGCTGACGGAGCATCAGGAGGAACAGCTGGACGCTCTTCTTGCGCGCCCCGATTGGCTGGCCTCCGGCAGCGACCAGCGATTTGGCCTGGTCGTGAAGGCGCTGGAGACGCGACAGAGCCCAGGCTCTCAGGCCACGGAGCCAGAGGGCGAGCAGGGCCTTTCCCTTCAGGACATTGCTCTGGACGATGGCATAGTTGCCACGGTTCAGGCGACATCCCGCGCCGTTCGTTTCACCATACCGGAAGCGCTGGTGCCAGGCCTCTCTGCTTGGCTTGCCGCGCGCCTGCCGGAGCTCGCAGCCGAATTTCGTCGCCAAAAAGATGAGGACGAGACGATGTCATAA
- a CDS encoding extracellular solute-binding protein, which translates to MKLTRLFASALAFASMTGAAGLARAAEIEFWYGNTGVVEQAILESCAAFNAGQTRDKVNCIGQGNYEVAMQKAIAAYRAKKSPVLMQFFDAGTVDLMMSGAVEPVSTVLPAVNWKDYLGGARSFYETAKGELLSQPYNGSTLILYGNRDMLSKAGIDRLPTTYEALIEDARKLKAAGIACPFVTDGHPWRVLEQFAARHGVAIASRHNGYDGLDAVYTFNKGPVATHLQNLKTWRDEGLIRLGQDSKAGKYDAAYNTGECAMMEGSTGGYGAAYKALGDKVMIALAPIYEGKSRHNTLIGGASIWIMKGHSAAEIDAAKAFLDFLRRDDQQIEFAGKTGYLPMTGTALAALKASGKASDPHYATAEIGVASLDQPATEDSRGVRLGFYVQFRDIFMKETQKAFNGEKPMQQALDDAAQQGNELLRRFEKTYSGVAMQ; encoded by the coding sequence ATGAAGCTCACACGCCTCTTCGCATCGGCCTTGGCCTTTGCAAGCATGACAGGCGCAGCCGGCCTTGCCCGGGCTGCGGAGATCGAGTTCTGGTATGGCAATACCGGCGTTGTGGAACAGGCCATTCTGGAGTCCTGCGCCGCCTTCAATGCCGGCCAGACCAGAGACAAGGTCAACTGCATCGGACAGGGAAATTACGAGGTGGCGATGCAGAAGGCGATTGCCGCCTACCGCGCCAAGAAATCGCCGGTGCTGATGCAGTTCTTCGATGCCGGCACCGTGGATCTGATGATGTCGGGAGCGGTGGAGCCGGTCAGCACCGTTCTGCCGGCTGTCAATTGGAAGGACTATCTGGGGGGTGCCCGCTCGTTCTATGAGACGGCGAAGGGCGAGCTTCTCTCGCAGCCTTACAATGGATCCACCCTCATCCTGTATGGAAATCGCGACATGCTGTCGAAAGCCGGCATAGATCGCCTGCCGACCACGTATGAGGCGTTGATCGAAGACGCCCGGAAACTGAAGGCGGCGGGCATTGCGTGCCCCTTCGTTACCGACGGACATCCCTGGCGGGTGCTGGAGCAATTTGCGGCTCGCCATGGCGTGGCGATTGCCAGCCGGCACAATGGCTATGACGGCCTCGATGCCGTCTATACCTTCAACAAGGGACCGGTCGCCACGCATCTGCAGAACCTCAAGACATGGCGCGACGAGGGCCTCATTCGCCTTGGCCAGGATAGCAAGGCCGGCAAATACGATGCTGCCTACAATACCGGCGAATGCGCGATGATGGAAGGATCGACCGGAGGCTACGGCGCCGCCTACAAGGCTCTCGGTGACAAGGTGATGATCGCGCTCGCGCCCATATACGAGGGCAAGAGCCGCCATAATACATTGATCGGCGGCGCCTCGATCTGGATCATGAAGGGCCATTCCGCGGCGGAGATCGATGCGGCAAAGGCATTTCTGGACTTTCTGCGGCGCGATGACCAGCAGATCGAATTTGCCGGCAAGACGGGCTATCTGCCGATGACCGGCACCGCGCTCGCGGCGCTGAAAGCGTCAGGCAAGGCCTCGGATCCGCACTATGCCACAGCGGAGATCGGCGTCGCATCGCTTGACCAGCCAGCGACCGAGGATAGCCGCGGAGTAAGGCTCGGCTTCTACGTACAGTTTCGCGACATCTTCATGAAGGAAACGCAAAAGGCCTTCAATGGCGAGAAGCCGATGCAACAGGCGCTGGACGATGCCGCCCAGCAAGGCAATGAGCTGCTGCGGCGCTTCGAGAAGACCTATAGCGGCGTTGCCATGCAGTAA
- a CDS encoding carbohydrate ABC transporter permease yields MIEPTRGINLTANAILICGIIFILSPLLIALIVATQSYEDFVAAGGISLLPGRYLLDNIIHIVTETNLPRQVLNSIIIATCVATIKCSLAFAATFALVFFDSRWNRLIFALTIATVMLPLELIVVTTYQVVANVAMPLNWLIDLGWYASAAQSPAPHLEWNLLDSFAGIAAPIATSSTSVFIYRQFFLSLPRDLPRAAAMDGAGPLRFLIDILLPLSKTPLIATFIFWFVGGWTNYLWPLVAATSSTMQPAIVGLSRLATSEPDRIPEVPMLMAGALFVSLLPVLLIAVMQGRIVKGLNLSEK; encoded by the coding sequence ATGATCGAACCGACACGCGGCATCAACCTTACGGCCAATGCGATCCTGATCTGCGGGATCATCTTCATTCTGTCACCGCTGCTGATCGCCTTGATCGTCGCGACGCAGTCTTACGAGGACTTCGTGGCGGCCGGCGGCATCAGTCTCTTGCCGGGGCGCTATCTCCTCGACAACATCATCCATATCGTCACGGAGACCAACCTGCCGCGGCAGGTGCTCAACTCGATCATCATCGCCACATGCGTGGCGACCATCAAATGCAGCTTAGCCTTCGCCGCAACCTTTGCGCTCGTCTTTTTCGACTCGCGCTGGAACCGGCTGATCTTCGCCCTGACCATCGCGACGGTCATGCTGCCGCTCGAGCTGATCGTGGTGACCACCTATCAGGTGGTGGCGAATGTGGCCATGCCGCTGAACTGGCTGATCGATCTCGGCTGGTATGCCAGTGCAGCGCAAAGCCCCGCTCCGCATCTGGAGTGGAACCTTCTCGACAGCTTTGCCGGCATTGCCGCGCCGATCGCCACCTCCTCCACCTCGGTCTTTATCTACCGGCAGTTCTTCCTCAGCCTGCCGCGGGATCTGCCGCGCGCTGCCGCCATGGACGGTGCCGGCCCGCTTCGCTTCCTCATCGATATCCTTCTGCCGCTGTCGAAGACGCCGCTGATCGCCACGTTCATCTTCTGGTTCGTCGGCGGCTGGACGAACTATCTATGGCCGCTCGTGGCCGCGACATCGAGCACTATGCAGCCGGCCATTGTCGGGCTTTCCCGCCTTGCCACCAGCGAACCCGATCGCATTCCGGAAGTGCCGATGCTGATGGCGGGCGCCTTGTTCGTCTCCCTTCTGCCCGTCCTCCTGATCGCCGTCATGCAGGGGCGCATCGTCAAGGGCCTCAACCTCTCGGAGAAATGA
- a CDS encoding inositol monophosphatase family protein, which produces MPLTETERQGLIRTVRETAKTEIMPRFRRLSSADVATKTSASDLVTVADQASERAISAAVRRLMPDAAIVGEEAVAEDPTRLDLLKQSGRAVVIDPIDGTWNFVAGLATFGVMLAVVEDGETIFGLLYDPVFDDWILADRGRGAFYGGQGRAERRLHTKTRRPKAQAHAFVPLFLYPPEDRGRIAAAFPQWGRVTNLRCSCHEYRTMAFGHADLILAPEPKPWDHAAGVLVISETGGAAWTGRPGYDITDSRTTLTVAATSPLDDEWMSEFR; this is translated from the coding sequence ATGCCCCTTACCGAAACAGAGCGACAGGGTCTGATCCGCACCGTGCGTGAAACGGCGAAGACCGAAATCATGCCGCGCTTCCGCCGCCTATCATCCGCGGATGTCGCCACCAAAACCTCCGCCAGTGACCTGGTGACCGTCGCCGATCAGGCCTCGGAACGGGCGATCTCTGCTGCCGTTCGCCGCCTGATGCCCGATGCGGCCATTGTCGGCGAGGAGGCGGTTGCGGAAGATCCGACGCGTCTTGATCTCCTGAAGCAATCCGGACGGGCCGTGGTGATCGATCCGATCGACGGAACCTGGAATTTCGTGGCGGGGCTTGCCACGTTCGGGGTCATGCTGGCGGTGGTGGAGGACGGGGAGACGATCTTCGGCCTTCTGTATGACCCCGTGTTTGACGACTGGATCCTGGCCGACCGGGGTCGCGGCGCCTTTTATGGTGGTCAAGGCCGCGCCGAACGGCGCCTTCACACGAAGACCCGCAGGCCCAAGGCGCAAGCGCATGCCTTCGTGCCGCTCTTCCTTTACCCGCCGGAAGACAGAGGGAGGATCGCCGCCGCCTTTCCGCAATGGGGTCGGGTGACCAATCTTCGATGCTCCTGTCATGAATATCGCACCATGGCCTTCGGCCATGCCGATCTGATCCTTGCCCCGGAGCCGAAACCGTGGGACCACGCAGCAGGCGTTCTGGTCATCAGCGAGACCGGCGGCGCAGCCTGGACCGGCCGGCCTGGCTACGACATTACCGATAGCCGAACCACGCTGACGGTGGCGGCCACGTCACCGCTCGATGATGAATGGATGTCCGAGTTCCGATAG
- a CDS encoding DUF1868 domain-containing protein encodes MMIPMRPDAIDYLTGRLSSDPRPGGISLPGAGGKFHSDGSVQHWPGNTFICHIDRRSSAFEAIRALQEEIKRSPFNRFFTFLPPSSFHMTVFQGVSPASAPGRGWPDGLDWPLARDVASAEILQRIDTVALPNRSTIRLVDVFAAHSLTVTGATAQDEEDLRAARRTLRDATRIAQADFDDYVFHISLAYLIDWVSEPLARDIAAFSAELTAELAARLGDITLGPVEFCEFDTMHHFEPLKLLV; translated from the coding sequence ATGATGATACCGATGCGTCCCGATGCCATCGACTACCTCACCGGCAGACTGTCCTCCGATCCCCGCCCCGGCGGCATCTCCCTGCCGGGGGCAGGCGGCAAGTTTCATTCCGATGGCAGTGTGCAGCACTGGCCGGGCAATACCTTTATCTGCCACATCGATCGCAGATCATCCGCCTTCGAAGCCATTCGCGCGCTGCAGGAGGAGATCAAGCGCAGCCCATTCAATCGCTTCTTCACCTTCCTTCCGCCCTCGAGCTTCCATATGACCGTCTTCCAGGGCGTATCGCCCGCCTCTGCTCCGGGCCGCGGCTGGCCGGACGGCCTGGACTGGCCGCTGGCGCGGGATGTCGCCTCGGCGGAGATCCTGCAGCGGATCGACACTGTCGCCTTGCCGAACCGAAGCACGATCCGCCTCGTCGACGTGTTCGCCGCCCATAGCCTCACCGTTACCGGCGCGACCGCGCAAGACGAAGAGGATTTGCGAGCCGCCCGCCGGACGCTGCGCGATGCCACGCGGATCGCGCAAGCGGATTTCGACGATTACGTCTTCCATATCTCGCTTGCCTATCTCATCGACTGGGTCTCCGAACCGCTTGCCCGCGATATTGCAGCCTTCAGCGCGGAGCTTACGGCCGAGCTTGCCGCCCGCCTCGGCGATATCACGCTCGGGCCCGTCGAGTTCTGCGAGTTCGACACCATGCATCATTTCGAACCCCTCAAGCTTCTGGTGTGA
- a CDS encoding ROK family transcriptional regulator yields MLPYDPHRLIGDRFRREGPGTPLVSHNERTILSMLWDRRELTRSALAPQLELTQQSIHRIISQLEERGLIALGPLEPPSYKGKPSPRLLLNPDFACTIGISINTDSAGICVMDFAGSFRTATIVIDKMSVETTLAAIEAAIPPLLAQMRVSWSDVFAIGFAIAGFLVDGTRYNPPEPLVEWSELQLGPSLSNRFDKPVFTENSANMSTLCERMLGVGREVGNFAYLSFNYGFGGGIVLSGNLVRGGFGNAGEFSSIFPEAEWDRRPALAGLLKRVAGYGIEVSTIADLSRRFDPAWPGVEEWVELVTPYHDRVINMLSAVIDPEVIVLGGQIPIPLADMLIARCTFYSKPRHGILRRMPRLAASQIKGETAAIGAASLPLKEAFF; encoded by the coding sequence ATGCTGCCCTATGACCCCCACCGGCTGATCGGAGATCGCTTTCGCCGCGAAGGCCCGGGGACACCGCTCGTCTCGCACAATGAGCGCACCATCCTGTCGATGCTGTGGGACCGTCGGGAACTGACGCGGTCGGCCCTCGCGCCGCAGCTCGAACTGACGCAGCAATCCATCCACCGCATCATCAGCCAGCTCGAGGAGCGCGGGTTGATCGCGCTGGGCCCGCTGGAGCCGCCCAGCTACAAGGGCAAGCCCAGCCCGCGGCTGCTCTTGAACCCGGATTTTGCCTGTACGATCGGCATTTCGATCAATACCGACAGCGCCGGAATCTGCGTGATGGATTTCGCCGGCTCATTCCGCACGGCAACCATCGTCATCGACAAGATGTCCGTCGAGACGACATTGGCCGCGATCGAAGCCGCGATACCGCCTTTGCTGGCGCAGATGCGGGTGAGCTGGAGCGATGTCTTCGCGATCGGCTTTGCCATTGCCGGTTTTCTGGTGGACGGGACCCGTTACAATCCGCCGGAGCCGCTTGTCGAATGGTCGGAGCTGCAGCTTGGGCCCTCTCTGTCGAACCGTTTCGATAAGCCGGTTTTCACGGAAAACAGTGCCAATATGAGCACCTTGTGCGAGCGCATGCTGGGTGTCGGACGCGAGGTGGGCAATTTTGCCTATCTCTCCTTCAATTACGGCTTTGGCGGCGGCATTGTCTTGAGCGGTAATCTGGTGCGCGGCGGTTTCGGGAATGCGGGCGAGTTCAGCAGCATCTTTCCCGAGGCGGAGTGGGATAGGAGACCAGCCCTGGCAGGCCTTCTGAAGCGCGTTGCGGGATACGGGATTGAGGTCTCCACGATCGCCGATCTTTCGCGCCGCTTCGATCCTGCCTGGCCGGGGGTCGAGGAATGGGTCGAACTCGTGACGCCCTATCACGACCGGGTCATCAACATGCTGTCGGCCGTGATCGATCCGGAAGTCATCGTGCTGGGCGGACAAATCCCGATCCCGCTCGCAGACATGCTGATTGCCAGATGTACATTCTACAGCAAGCCGCGCCACGGCATTTTGCGCCGTATGCCGCGCTTGGCCGCATCGCAGATCAAGGGTGAAACCGCCGCGATCGGCGCCGCCAGCCTGCCGCTGAAGGAAGCCTTCTTCTGA
- the repC gene encoding plasmid replication protein RepC gives MSCQTAVSSFRRLTPAIVASARLAISDVVPETTKAEIALLLKKAAPTLGINGTAYHVMDILLGLTRAEDWKGDNRPVVAISNAKLAEYTMRSERTIIRCIRKLVEVGIAAYRDSSSGRRFVQRDQAGAITTGFGIDFTPARVRLNELKQKVQDYQQRLALELEARRDVSRLSRALEDLALAFPAQAGCFSLADHDAQASIMDRADQLRDLYDLALKLVGPDFEGPMAAKGDMDVMPNTDTSFMNLERGSGASGEAQSETGNDPLLRKELGFRKSVVTAEAKAEAEFAETANAPLCKLETETLSKNKAKTACGTGAVPDPQSVETAVLAHIPMNLIRQACRDTPLLLGQSISNWHDLRRLGPSLCRLVGISEKAYHASTGRIGPFATAAVLATLVEKSSRDPDDILKPEAYFLAMVDRAREGHLRLDRTLHGLIKAQAQE, from the coding sequence ATGTCCTGTCAAACTGCGGTGTCGTCGTTCAGACGTCTCACGCCGGCTATCGTTGCGAGCGCAAGGCTTGCCATCTCCGATGTGGTTCCTGAAACGACAAAAGCGGAAATCGCTCTCCTTCTGAAGAAGGCGGCGCCGACGCTTGGGATCAACGGAACCGCCTATCACGTCATGGATATTCTGCTGGGTCTGACCCGGGCGGAGGACTGGAAAGGTGATAATCGTCCCGTCGTGGCCATCTCCAATGCGAAGCTTGCGGAATATACGATGCGCTCGGAGCGCACGATCATTCGCTGCATTCGAAAACTCGTCGAGGTTGGCATTGCAGCCTATCGCGACAGCTCGTCCGGGCGCCGCTTCGTACAGCGTGATCAGGCTGGTGCAATTACGACGGGGTTCGGTATCGATTTTACCCCGGCCCGTGTGCGGCTGAATGAGCTGAAACAGAAAGTGCAGGATTACCAGCAAAGGCTGGCGCTTGAGCTTGAGGCCCGTCGGGATGTGTCGCGGCTATCGCGGGCGCTGGAGGATCTGGCCCTTGCCTTCCCCGCGCAAGCAGGCTGCTTTTCGCTTGCGGATCACGATGCGCAGGCCAGCATCATGGATCGGGCGGACCAGCTTCGTGATCTTTACGATCTGGCTCTGAAGCTGGTCGGTCCGGATTTTGAAGGCCCGATGGCAGCCAAGGGTGACATGGATGTCATGCCTAATACTGATACAAGTTTTATGAATCTTGAAAGAGGTAGTGGCGCGTCAGGTGAAGCACAGAGCGAGACAGGCAACGATCCGCTTCTGCGCAAGGAACTCGGCTTTCGAAAGAGTGTGGTCACCGCCGAGGCAAAGGCGGAAGCAGAATTTGCTGAGACAGCCAATGCGCCACTGTGCAAGCTAGAAACTGAGACCCTGAGCAAGAACAAGGCCAAGACTGCATGCGGGACAGGCGCTGTTCCTGATCCGCAATCCGTAGAGACAGCCGTGCTTGCACATATCCCCATGAATTTGATCCGTCAGGCCTGCCGGGACACGCCGCTGCTTCTTGGCCAATCCATCAGCAACTGGCATGACTTGCGTCGGCTGGGACCATCCCTGTGCCGCCTGGTTGGGATTTCCGAGAAAGCCTATCATGCCAGCACGGGTCGCATCGGGCCATTCGCCACCGCCGCTGTTCTGGCGACGCTCGTGGAAAAGTCCTCACGCGATCCGGATGACATCCTGAAGCCGGAGGCTTATTTCCTAGCCATGGTCGACCGTGCCCGAGAGGGGCATTTGCGCCTGGATCGAACCCTGCATGGCCTGATCAAGGCACAGGCTCAAGAATGA
- the repA gene encoding plasmid partitioning protein RepA — translation MNMRPAKMTESSAAKIARQSQLLSAQLQSLRERLYEPHARKTLKTFTSRETAGLLGIAESTLRQMSLDGEGAIPERQDNGRRIYTLDQINQIREHLAKKRPAEALDFLPRRREGDRLQVITVANFKGGSAKTTTTVHLAHYLAISGLRVLAVDLDPQASLSAMFGYQPEFDVAENETIYAAIRYDERRRPIRDVIRKTYFDGIDLIPANLELMEYEHETPQAIAEGHGRGDEIFFRRLNAVINEVEADYDVVLIDAPPQLGYLTLGALCAATGLLITIHPAMIDVASMNQFLAMMSDLMGVIEERGGLLQHDFIRYVITRHNPNDGPQVNVVTLLRSLFRDDVLAPAVVETTAIASAGLEKKSLYEMSRGSVGRDTLNRALESVDSVNHDILHLIKQCWGRK, via the coding sequence ATGAATATGCGGCCCGCCAAGATGACCGAATCCTCTGCTGCCAAGATCGCCAGGCAGTCGCAGCTGCTGTCTGCCCAGCTGCAGTCACTTCGCGAGCGCCTGTACGAGCCGCATGCGCGCAAGACGCTGAAGACTTTTACCTCGCGCGAGACGGCCGGCCTTCTCGGCATTGCGGAATCCACCTTGCGCCAGATGTCGCTGGATGGTGAAGGTGCCATTCCCGAGCGGCAAGACAATGGCCGCAGGATCTATACGCTCGACCAGATCAACCAGATCCGCGAGCATCTGGCCAAGAAACGTCCTGCAGAAGCGCTGGATTTCCTGCCACGTCGGCGCGAGGGTGACAGGCTGCAGGTCATCACCGTCGCGAATTTCAAAGGCGGATCCGCCAAGACGACAACCACCGTGCATCTCGCGCATTATCTGGCGATTTCCGGGCTGCGGGTTCTGGCGGTGGATCTCGATCCCCAGGCCTCGCTGTCGGCGATGTTCGGCTATCAGCCGGAATTCGACGTGGCCGAGAATGAAACCATCTACGCGGCCATCCGCTACGACGAGCGCCGCCGGCCTATTCGCGACGTCATCCGCAAGACCTATTTCGACGGCATCGATCTCATCCCCGCCAATCTTGAGCTCATGGAATATGAGCATGAAACGCCGCAGGCCATTGCCGAAGGTCATGGCCGTGGCGACGAGATCTTCTTCCGGCGCCTGAATGCGGTGATCAACGAGGTCGAAGCCGATTACGATGTCGTTCTCATCGATGCTCCGCCGCAACTTGGCTATCTGACGCTTGGTGCGCTTTGCGCCGCGACAGGCCTGTTGATCACCATCCACCCCGCCATGATCGACGTTGCGAGCATGAACCAGTTTCTGGCTATGATGAGCGACCTGATGGGGGTGATCGAGGAACGCGGCGGGCTGCTGCAGCATGATTTCATCCGTTATGTCATCACGCGCCACAACCCCAATGACGGGCCGCAGGTCAATGTCGTGACCCTCCTGCGCTCCCTCTTCCGCGACGATGTGCTTGCACCGGCCGTCGTCGAGACCACGGCTATCGCCAGTGCTGGTCTCGAGAAGAAGAGCCTCTACGAGATGAGCCGCGGCAGTGTCGGTAGAGACACTTTGAACCGGGCCTTGGAATCGGTCGATTCCGTCAATCACGACATCCTGCACCTCATCAAGCAATGCTGGGGGCGCAAATGA
- a CDS encoding carbohydrate ABC transporter permease → MRQTFYSGGWLYAALVLPILLLIVTFFYLPVGLAFYWSFFLERPFGGGSQFVGFANFARVLSDPAFWSSLARTFLFMVLAAGFGILLALALALAADRGLRTSRIARNVLIWPKAIAGASIGIVFAFLFDPFLGLLAPLNTLFPGLWNPRIDGVDAFTTVVIAQVWTGVPFNFIILLSGLQTIPDTLVKAAAMDGAGPWRRMRDIQMPLLTPQLFLTFVLEFVGTAVDPFGLIDTMTGGGPGDSTSLLIYKIYTDGFQAYDLSGAATQTVLLMLFVIGMVLVQFRLENKVKYER, encoded by the coding sequence ATGCGACAGACCTTTTACTCCGGAGGATGGCTTTATGCGGCGCTGGTTCTGCCCATTCTCCTCCTCATCGTCACCTTCTTCTATCTGCCGGTTGGTCTGGCCTTTTATTGGTCCTTTTTCCTGGAAAGGCCGTTCGGCGGGGGCTCGCAATTTGTGGGCTTTGCCAATTTTGCGCGCGTTCTCTCGGATCCCGCTTTCTGGTCGTCGCTGGCGCGCACCTTCCTGTTCATGGTGCTCGCGGCAGGGTTCGGCATTCTTCTGGCGCTCGCTTTGGCACTGGCCGCCGATCGCGGGCTTCGCACCAGCCGCATCGCCCGCAATGTGCTGATCTGGCCGAAGGCAATTGCCGGCGCGTCGATCGGCATCGTCTTCGCCTTCCTGTTCGACCCCTTCCTCGGCTTGCTGGCCCCATTGAACACGCTGTTTCCCGGCCTCTGGAACCCGCGCATCGACGGCGTGGACGCCTTCACCACAGTGGTGATCGCCCAGGTGTGGACAGGCGTCCCCTTCAACTTCATCATTCTCCTGTCCGGGCTGCAGACGATCCCGGACACGCTGGTCAAGGCGGCGGCCATGGATGGCGCCGGACCCTGGCGGCGGATGCGCGACATCCAGATGCCGCTCCTGACACCCCAGCTGTTCCTGACCTTCGTGCTGGAATTCGTCGGCACGGCGGTCGATCCCTTCGGCCTCATCGACACGATGACCGGCGGCGGGCCGGGCGATTCCACGAGCCTGCTGATCTACAAGATCTATACCGATGGCTTTCAGGCCTATGACCTGTCGGGAGCGGCAACGCAGACGGTGCTCCTGATGCTCTTCGTCATCGGCATGGTCCTCGTGCAATTTCGCCTGGAAAACAAAGTCAAATACGAGCGGTGA